A single genomic interval of Lathyrus oleraceus cultivar Zhongwan6 chromosome 7, CAAS_Psat_ZW6_1.0, whole genome shotgun sequence harbors:
- the LOC127107088 gene encoding mitogen-activated protein kinase homolog D5, producing MEGGGGAPAADAVMEDAAPQQQEPQQQAAMGIENIPATLSHGGRFIQYNIFGNIFEVTAKYRPPIMPIGKGAYGIVCSAHNSETNEHVAVKKIANAFDNKIDAKRTLREIKLLRHMDHENVVAIRDIVPPPQREVFNDVYIAYELMDTDLHQIIRSNQALSEEHCQYFLYQILRGLKYIHSANVLHRDLKPSNLLLNANCDLKICDFGLARVTSETDFMTEYVVTRWYRAPELLLNSSDYTAAIDVWSVGCIFMELMDRKPLFPGRDHVHQLRLLMELIGTPSEADLGFLNENAKRYIRQLPLYRRQSFQEKFPHVHPEAIDLVEKMLTFDPRQRITVENALAHPYLTSLHDISDEPVCTTPFSFDFEQHALTEEQMKELIYREALAFNPEYQQ from the exons ATGGAAGGAGGAGGAGGAGCTCCGGCAGCTGACGCGGTGATGGAAGATGCAGCGCCGCAACAGCAAGAGCCACAGCAGCAGGCGGCGATGGGGATCGAGAATATTCCGGCGACACTTAGCCACGGTGGCAGGTTCATTCAATACAATATATTCGGTAATATATTTGAAGTTACTGCAAAATACAGACCTCCTATCATGCCAATCGGTAAAGGCGCTTACGGTATTGTTTG CTCTGCTCATAATTCGGAGACGAATGAACATGTTGCTGTCAAGAAGATTGCAAATGCATTTGATAACAAGATTGATGCAAAGAGGACCCTTCGTGAAATCAAGCTGCTTCGCCACATGGATCATGAAAAC GTGGTCGCAATCCGGGATATAGTGCCACCACCTCAGCGGGAGGTATTCAATGATGTTTACATTGCATATGAGCTAATGGACACTGATCTTCACCAAATCATTCGATCAAATCAAGCATTGTCCGAGGAGCACTGTCAA TATTTTCTGTACCAAATTCTTCGTGGGTTGAAGTACATTCATTCCGCGAATGTTTTGCATAGGGACTTAAAACCCAGCAACCTTCTCCTGAACGCCAACTGTGACTTGAAGATTTGTGATTTTGGACTGGCTCGTGTAACCTCTGAAACCGACTTTATGACTGAATATGTTGTTACAAGATGGTACCGTGCACCAGAGCTTCTGCTAAACTCTTCTGATTACACAGCAGCAATTGATGTCTGGTCTGTTGGTTGTATTTTCATGGAGCTGATGGATCGAAAGCCGTTGTTTCCTGGCAGAGATCATGTGCATCAGTTGCGTCTACTCATGGAG CTGATTGGTACCCCATCAGAAGCTGATTTGGGTTTTCTGAATGAAAATGCCAAGAGATACATTAGGCAACTGCCTCTTTACCGCCGCCAATCTTTCCAAGAAAAGTTTCCGCATGTCCATCCTGAAGCTATAGATCTTGTTGAAAAGATGTTAACTTTTGATCCTAGACAAAGAATTACTG TTGAAAATGCACTGGCACACCCTTACTTGACATCGCTGCATGACATCAGCGATGAACCTGTATGCACGACTCCCTTCAGCTTTGATTTTGAACAGCATGCTTTGACCGAGGAACAGATGAAAGAACTGATATACAGAGAAGCTCTAGCATTTAACCCCGAGTACCAGCAGTAG